The genomic segment CACAAGATTTACCACCGGAAATTCAAGGTCCGGATATTGGTGAAATGCTGATTGAACGACGGATTGCGGCTTTAGCAGAACTGAAAGAACAGCATAGTGCCATACTTTAAACATCAGGCTCCTTCAAGGGGCCTTTTTATTTAATATCTGAAATCTCATTCATCTCGATTTTCTATATAGATAGCAATAATTCTTTGAAGCTACTGTGCACTTGCAACACTTAAGCAAAGTAAATATTGATTATGATTGATATTATTTTTAGCTAAGAATATGTCTAATGACTTATCTCATCCGTCAACTGGATCTTGAAAAAGACCTGTATGACGTTCATCAACTCACGATTCAGCTTGGCTATCCCTCTACGCTGAAAAATATCAAACAGCGTTGGGAACGGATTCATCAAGACAGTCATTATCAGACACTAGTTATAGAACAGGATTCACATGTAATCGGCTATGCCGGTTTTATTCAGGAATACACCAGGGAATTTGACGGTGGATACTTAAGGATTCAGGCTTTTGTAATTGATCAGGCCCATCGTGGAAAAGGTATTGGCAAGCAACTGATGGCTGTTATTGAACAGATTGCAAAAGAGCAAGGCTTCAAGATGATTCAGCTCAACAGCGGAAATCGCGAAGAAAACCACCCTGCGCATACCTTTTATCAAGGACTGGGATTTGACAGTTACAGTATTGGATTTCGTAAGCATCTGGAATGATCAGCCAGTCATAACCAGCTGATCAATCGTGAATTTAATTTATGAAATTTCAGCCGGGAAAGTAATCACTTTTTCCAATTTCATCTGATTGGTTGCAATCATCAGCAAGCGATCAAGACCTAGGGCAATACCTGAACATTCCGGCATTTGTGGCAATGCCGCCAGCAAATACTCATCAATCGGCATGACATGCAAGCCAAGCACTGCCCGTTCTGCATTATCTGCTTCAAAGCGGGAACGCAAAACTTCAGCATCAATCAGCTCATCATAAGCATTGGCCAGTTCCAGCCCTTCGATATACAACTCGAAACGGGCCGCAACCAGTTCCCTATCTTCATCGATTCTGGTTTTAGCCAATGATGCCAGTTCCGGTGGAAAATCTGTCAGAAATACAGCCGTATCGAAACCCAGGCTTGGCTCGACCATATGCGAGAATAAAAGGTCGATATACCCTAAACGGTCATCCCCCAAGTCCAGATTGAGACCTACCCTGCGACAGCAATCTTTGAGTTGCTGCAAAGTGGCCTGTAAAGGATTGAGATCCAGGCGATCCATAAAGGCATGTTTATAGCTGAGCACAGTGGGGCGGATTTCTCCAAAACGTGCCTTAAGTGTCACATTTAACAGATCTGTCACTTCAAACATCAGATCTTTCAGACTAAAGCCCGGACGATACCATTCCAGCATGCTGAATTCACTATTGTGCTTGCGGCCGTGTTCATCATCGCGAAACACTTTACAGATCTGGTAAATTGGCCCACTACCACTGGCCAATAAACGTTTCATGGCAAATTCAGGTGACGTTTGTAGATAATGTGTGCTGAGCTTACCCATGACATGACGCTGAGCTTGGATTGAAGCCAGATGCACATCGGTCACGCCAGCCTGAGATAAAATCGGGGTTTCCACTTCCAGCACTTCACGTTCAGCAAAAAACTGACGGAGCTGAGCATACATGTTGGCACGCGCTTTAATGGCTTTTAAGTCGCAGGTCGGTTGATAAGATACAATCTGACTCATGCCTTTGGCCCTCCATGAGCGGCCCATTCACGGCGTAAAGGATAAGTCTTGCGTAAATGATCAAATGCTTTCTGATCGACTTTGCCATCTTTTAAACAGGCACGCAGATTGGTATCATCACGGGCAATATCATAGATCTGGGTTAAATGCTGTTGTAGCGCCAGTTTTAAATCCTGGTTCTGGAAAAACTGTACACAGACAGGCAACTGGCTTTCAAACTGCTTATTAATCTCAAAGCCTAAAGTCTGGCAAAATGCCTCGTAAATCATTTGAGTACCGCGTGCCTTACCTTCCAGACTATAACCTGCAATATGCGGCGTCACCAAAGTAATCAGATTCAGCAGCTGTTCAGAAATTTCCGGTTCATGCTCAAAGACATCCAGTACCACCTGACGTTGAGTTGCCTGAATATCAGCAATTAATGCCGCTTCTTCAACAACTGACCCACGCGCTGAATTAATTAAAATGACTTCCGGCTTCATTTGTCCAAGAGCATTAGCATTAATCAAATGATAAGTCGGATGCTGACCCGTTTTGGTTAAAGGCACATGAATGGAAATGGCATCTGCAGTTTTTAGCAGTTCTTCAAATTCAACCTGATGAACCTGATCGCGCTGTACAAAGGGATCATAGGCAATCACATTCCAGCCTAGCAATTTGGCCATTGTTGCTAAACGCGAACCGACATTTCCTAGACCGACAATACCCAAGGTGAAATCTTTATTTGCATTGATCAATTGGGGTTGTAAATATAATAGAGCCGTAATCACATATTCAGCTACCGCCTGCGCATTACAACCGGGTGCATTGCTCCAGCGGATGTTCTGTTGTTCTAGTGCAGCAATGTCCAGATGATCTGTACCAATGGTGGCACTGCCGACGAATTTAATCTGACTGTCCTGTACGAGTGCTGCATTGACTTTGGTCACGGAACGGACCAATAAAGCCTCGGCATCTTTTACATCGTTCTCAGTGAGAGTTCTTCCTGCACAATGCTGAATATCGCCAAATTCTGCAAAGAAATAATCGGTAAATGCCAGATTTTCATCTGCGACAATTTTCATAATCTGTTCCAACGCCTGAATCTGTCTATCATACCGCGTCAACCGGGATGTGACTATTTTCACTCAAGCTTTAGATGAATTCTTATAAACATAGAGATATAAAAAATGCCGAAGTCAAACATCACTTCGGCAAAGGAGTGTAATTGGAGTAAGAAAATGACGCAGGGTTAGGCGATTGAAAGCCATACCCTGCACGAAAAAGTTTCCTTTTTTAATTGGAGAATGCAGCAATACCTGTTTGCGCACGACCTAGAATCAAGGCGTGTACATCATGTGTACCTTCATAAGTGTTGACCACTTCCAGATTCACCAGATGACGAGCTACACCAAATTCATCAGAGATCCCGTTACCACCCATCATGTCACGCGCTAAACGGGCAATGTCTAAAGCTTTACCACAGTTATTACGCTTGATCAGTGAAGTGCCTTCTACTGAAGCAATGCCTTCGTCTTTCATACGGCCAAAACGTAATGCTACTTGCAGACCCAACGCAATTTCAGTTTGCATGTCTGCCAGTTTTTTCTGGATCAGCTGATTCGCAGCCAATGGACGACCGAACTGTTTACGGTCCATGGTGTATTGATGCGCTGTATGCCAGCAGAATTCAGCTGCACCCATCGCACCCCAGGCAATGCCATAACGCGCACTGTTCAGACAGGTAAATGGACCTTTTAGACCACGAATTTCCGGGAACGCATTTTCTTCTGGTACAAATACATTATCCATCACGATTTCGCCGGTGATCGAAGCACGTAGGCCAACCTTACCGTGAATCGCTGGTGCAGAAAGCCCTTCCCAGCCTTTTTCTAGAATAAAGCCACGAATATCACCGACATTGCCTTCAGGAGACACTTCTTTCGCCCAAACCACAAAGACATCCGCAATCGGGCTGTTGGTAATCCACATTTTCGCGCCCGTCAGACGGTAACCACCATCGACTTTTTTGGCACGAGTAATCATGCTGCCCGGATCTGAACCATGATCTGGTTCAGTCAGACCGAAACAACCGATATATTCACCGGTCGCCAGTTTTGGCAAATATTTCTGTTTCTGTTCTTCAGAACCAAATTCATTGATGGGCACCATCACCAGAGAACTTTGCACGCTGGCCATAGAACGGTAACCCGAATCTACACGTTCTACTTCACGAGCAATCAGACCATAGCTGACATAGTTTAAACCTGCACCGCCGTATTGTTCTGGAATGGTTGGACCCAACAGACCGAGTTCACCCATTTCACGGAAAATGGTTGGATCAGTTTTTTCATGACGGAACTGCTCTAATACACGCGGCTGTAACTGTCCCTGACAATATGCACGCGCAGATTCCATGATCATGCGTTCTTCTTCAGTCAGCTGCCGCTCCAGTAAGAACGGATCCTGCCAGTTAAAATAGACTTTGCTGGTTTTTTTCGTATCGACCATTTGATTCATAGTATTCCCTTCCAATCCTTCATCTATCTATTAGATGATGTTGTTTTATCCTTCAGATTGACTCTAGGCATGAATCATGACTTGTTCAAACAATAAATTTGCATGCAGCTATGCACTTTATGCATACCTTATATAAGTTGCTATTTCTAGAAATTATTTTCTTAGCTTATTTGCCTGTTTTTTATACCAAAGTCGTATAGTAGTATAAGATTGATATACCATTTATTGATATCTGACCATTTTAAGTTCAAGGATGAACAGGTGCGTAGAAAAATACCTTCCCTGCAAGCGCTGATCTGTTTCGAATCTGCTGCACGTCATGCCAGTTATACTTATGCAGCGCAGGAACTGTTTTTAACCCAAAGTGCAATTTCACGCCAGATCCAGCAACTGGAGGAGTATTTAGGCACAGCTTTATTTACCCGTACGCGGCATGGTGTAGAACTCAATCATGCTGGACAGCAATATTTAAAAAGTATCACTCCGCATCTCAAAGGACTGGAACAGTCAACACTGGATGTCATTACGCATCAAGGGCGCGGCGGTACTTTAAAACTGGGCGTAGTGCCTACGTTTGCGACTCGCTGGCTATTACCTAAACTCCAGAGCTTTAATCGGCTGTATCCTGAAATTACGATACATCTGGAAACCAGCACCCGCCCTTTTCTGTTTCAGGAACAGATTTTCGATGCTGCTATTTATGCAGGAACACCTCAACAGGTCGAACAATGGCCTGGTACGCATAGCCATTTTCTAATGCATGAAGATGTAGTTGCTGTCTGTGCACCTGACCTGATTCAACAGTATTTTCCCGATGCACAGAAGATTAATGACTACAGCTATGACTTAAGTGCTGAACAACTGGTTCAACTCCCTTTATTACAGCAAACCACCCGGCCGAATATCTGGGAAGACTGGTTCAAGCTACATCAGATCCAACATCCAAATCCTTTGCAGGGGCAACGACATGAACTGTTTTCTATGCTCGCTGTAGTGGCTAGCCATGGCATGGGAATGGCCTTGATCCCGCAAATGCTGATTGAAAAAGAATTAAAGCGGCAGGAATTGGTGCTGGTATCCAGCAAGACTTTAGAAAGGAAACGAGGCTATTATCTGGTCCACTCCAGTCAGGAAAGCTCACCGCTGATTGAAAAATTTGTTGCATGGATACAACAGGAAATTCAGGGCAGCCTTCCATCTGAGTCTGACCTATAAACCCCAATGATCAGACAATAAAAAACCCCAATCAATGATCGGGGTTTTTCGTATCTGGCGGAAGCGGTGAGATTCGAACTCACGGAGGGGTATAAGCCCTCGTCGGTTTTCAAGACCGGTGCATTAAACCGCTCTGCCACGCTTCCATGGCCGCCATCATATAAATATTTCTGTTTCTTGGCAATAAATTTTCGCAAAACTTCTGTAAAAATCAGTTCATTCAGTTAAAAATCAGACGAAAATTTTAGAGTAGATAAAATTTTATACATAAGATTTAGGGGCTGATATTTTTATTTTCAGAATGAATTTAGCCTTAATGTTCACATCATTTTGAACAATGAAAATTTAAAATCATTTTAATGAGTTAAAAATAAAAAACCCGATCAATGATCGGGGTTTTCGTATCTGGCGGAAGCGGTGAGATTCGAACTCACGGAGGGGTATAAGCCCTCGTCGGTTTTCAAGACCGGTGCATTAAACCGCTCTGCCACGCTTCCATGGCCGCCATCATATAAATAAAAATTGCGCTTGGCAAATATTTTTCCAATTTCTCTGCATCAACTGCACAAAATAAAATCAATTTCATTAATCTTCTGAATTTTCTGGCTTTTCATAGCGAATTGAATTGATAAACCAGAGTTTCTTGCCGGATGGTGTCATCACCTCAGCTTCATCATCCACTGACTTGCCTAACAGGGCACGTGCCATGGGTGAATCAATCGAAATATGCTGCGGATGATGATCATAAATTTCATCGACGCCCACAATCCGAAGGCTCTTTTGCTCACCCTGTTCATTTTCAATTTCGACCCAGGCACCAAAATAAACTTTGCCTTCCTGTTCAGGAGAAAAATCAACAATTCGCAGCTCTTCCAGACGCTTGCCCAGATAACGAACCCGACGATCAATTTTACGTAAAAGCTGTTTGTTATACTGGTAATCTGCGTTTTCCGAACGGTCGCCGAGACTGGCTGCCCAGTTCACTTTTTTGGTAATTTCAGGACGTTCTTCATGCCAGAGATTTTTAAGTTCTGCCACCAATTTATCATGTCCACCACGGGTAATCAGGTTAGATTTCATGTATTTTAATTGCCAATTTTGAACCAGTTTTTAGACATTAAGAGCTTATTTTATTTGGAGTTTTAGGACAAGCCAGAATATGCAATTTTTTTCTTCAATAAATTTAATAACTTAAATTACATTTAAAAAATAAATTATGTACAAAATTTGACAATTCATTTTTTGATCTTTAATATGCACCCTACTTTTGGAATCGCTTATTTTTTAATCTATGTAGTTTTTCTACATATTTCCCGATCAATTTAGTCATTTTGAATGACGTCATGACTGCCCAACCCTTATTGAATTTATCAAACTTTTAAAAGTTTCTGGCTAGTATTGGCTGTGATTTTTAGGGCATAAATTACTTGTAGCGGAGACAACATGCACAGTAGTTCAACCACTGGGTCGAGGCTTTGCCTTAGCTCTTTTATCTCTTCTCTCCCTGTAAAAGCACTGGTACTGAGTACGGCACTTATCCCCTTTCATAGTATCAATGCCACTAAAACCACATTTCAATATGATCATGTGGTCAATAGCAACAAACTCACCGTCGTCACAGTTCAAAGTCCAACGACTGTGTTTCAGGATGGACAACATCAGCATGGCTTTGGTTATGACCTGGTTCGTAACTATGCCAACAGCCTGAATGTTAAGCTGGATTTTAAAACTGTTCCGGATAATGCCACGGCCCTGAAATGGGTAGCCCAAGGCAAAGCCAATCTGGCCATGACCACCACTGATCTGGGTACGATTGAACAACAGCGTTTAACAGCTTTTTCTGCCACTTGTGGTGATGAGTCTGCACTGGCCAGTAATGGACTGAATTCCAATCTGAATCTGGTATTTAAATCAGCCAGTGATCCCTTGAGTCAAACCGCCAGTGCTTTTGTCTGTCAAGGCAAACAAAGCGGTGCGATCAAGCAGCTTGCATCCTTCTACAA from the Acinetobacter sp. YWS30-1 genome contains:
- a CDS encoding transglycosylase SLT domain-containing protein is translated as MHSSSTTGSRLCLSSFISSLPVKALVLSTALIPFHSINATKTTFQYDHVVNSNKLTVVTVQSPTTVFQDGQHQHGFGYDLVRNYANSLNVKLDFKTVPDNATALKWVAQGKANLAMTTTDLGTIEQQRLTAFSATCGDESALASNGLNSNLNLVFKSASDPLSQTASAFVCQGKQSGAIKQLASFYNQNVVEEHSWDEIQQDLNQRLPTYKASFQKSAQQYDLDWHLLAAIGYQESYLKPNSVSPTGVRGLMMLTSSTAKAMGVSNRTDPGESIDGGAKYYDQMLSRYEHIPYPDRNWFALVAYNMGPGAVNQLQKRIQAQGKNPNNWVNLYAYLEQNKASNGRYRQALQYVTRIRAYLEHIKTTPQLVNI
- the greB gene encoding transcription elongation factor GreB, which gives rise to MKSNLITRGGHDKLVAELKNLWHEERPEITKKVNWAASLGDRSENADYQYNKQLLRKIDRRVRYLGKRLEELRIVDFSPEQEGKVYFGAWVEIENEQGEQKSLRIVGVDEIYDHHPQHISIDSPMARALLGKSVDDEAEVMTPSGKKLWFINSIRYEKPENSED
- the epmA gene encoding EF-P lysine aminoacylase EpmA; the encoded protein is MSQIVSYQPTCDLKAIKARANMYAQLRQFFAEREVLEVETPILSQAGVTDVHLASIQAQRHVMGKLSTHYLQTSPEFAMKRLLASGSGPIYQICKVFRDDEHGRKHNSEFSMLEWYRPGFSLKDLMFEVTDLLNVTLKARFGEIRPTVLSYKHAFMDRLDLNPLQATLQQLKDCCRRVGLNLDLGDDRLGYIDLLFSHMVEPSLGFDTAVFLTDFPPELASLAKTRIDEDRELVAARFELYIEGLELANAYDELIDAEVLRSRFEADNAERAVLGLHVMPIDEYLLAALPQMPECSGIALGLDRLLMIATNQMKLEKVITFPAEIS
- a CDS encoding LysR substrate-binding domain-containing protein, translated to MRRKIPSLQALICFESAARHASYTYAAQELFLTQSAISRQIQQLEEYLGTALFTRTRHGVELNHAGQQYLKSITPHLKGLEQSTLDVITHQGRGGTLKLGVVPTFATRWLLPKLQSFNRLYPEITIHLETSTRPFLFQEQIFDAAIYAGTPQQVEQWPGTHSHFLMHEDVVAVCAPDLIQQYFPDAQKINDYSYDLSAEQLVQLPLLQQTTRPNIWEDWFKLHQIQHPNPLQGQRHELFSMLAVVASHGMGMALIPQMLIEKELKRQELVLVSSKTLERKRGYYLVHSSQESSPLIEKFVAWIQQEIQGSLPSESDL
- a CDS encoding acyl-CoA dehydrogenase; the encoded protein is MNQMVDTKKTSKVYFNWQDPFLLERQLTEEERMIMESARAYCQGQLQPRVLEQFRHEKTDPTIFREMGELGLLGPTIPEQYGGAGLNYVSYGLIAREVERVDSGYRSMASVQSSLVMVPINEFGSEEQKQKYLPKLATGEYIGCFGLTEPDHGSDPGSMITRAKKVDGGYRLTGAKMWITNSPIADVFVVWAKEVSPEGNVGDIRGFILEKGWEGLSAPAIHGKVGLRASITGEIVMDNVFVPEENAFPEIRGLKGPFTCLNSARYGIAWGAMGAAEFCWHTAHQYTMDRKQFGRPLAANQLIQKKLADMQTEIALGLQVALRFGRMKDEGIASVEGTSLIKRNNCGKALDIARLARDMMGGNGISDEFGVARHLVNLEVVNTYEGTHDVHALILGRAQTGIAAFSN
- a CDS encoding GNAT family N-acetyltransferase — protein: MTYLIRQLDLEKDLYDVHQLTIQLGYPSTLKNIKQRWERIHQDSHYQTLVIEQDSHVIGYAGFIQEYTREFDGGYLRIQAFVIDQAHRGKGIGKQLMAVIEQIAKEQGFKMIQLNSGNREENHPAHTFYQGLGFDSYSIGFRKHLE
- a CDS encoding 4-phosphoerythronate dehydrogenase, yielding MKIVADENLAFTDYFFAEFGDIQHCAGRTLTENDVKDAEALLVRSVTKVNAALVQDSQIKFVGSATIGTDHLDIAALEQQNIRWSNAPGCNAQAVAEYVITALLYLQPQLINANKDFTLGIVGLGNVGSRLATMAKLLGWNVIAYDPFVQRDQVHQVEFEELLKTADAISIHVPLTKTGQHPTYHLINANALGQMKPEVILINSARGSVVEEAALIADIQATQRQVVLDVFEHEPEISEQLLNLITLVTPHIAGYSLEGKARGTQMIYEAFCQTLGFEINKQFESQLPVCVQFFQNQDLKLALQQHLTQIYDIARDDTNLRACLKDGKVDQKAFDHLRKTYPLRREWAAHGGPKA